TAGTTTGGAAGCTATCCGCAATAAGGAGTACTTACAAACCAAATATTTTCTTTTTGGCTCAGATCGCTTTGGTCGGGATTTGTTTAGCCGCTTGGTTTTAGGTGCACGAGTTTCCTTTTCCGTAGGTTTTTTAGCGGTCCTTATTTCCTTAATTATCGGAATCCCCATCGGATCGCTGGCCGCTTATTATGGAGGCTGGGTGGATAAACTGATACTCTGGTTAATCAATGTGGTTTGGTCTATTCCCGGCTTACTATTAGTGATTGCCATTACCCTTGCCTTAGGTAAAGGACTGTGGCAGGTGTATGTGGCGATAGGCTTTACCATGTGGGTAGAGGTGGCCCGGGTAATAAGGGGGCAGATTCTAAGCATTAAGGAGAAAGAGTATATCCAGGCCGCTCGAGTGCTGGCTTTTTCAGATATGCGGATCATTTTTCGACATATTTTGCCTAATGCTTTTGCGCCGCTTATTGTTATTTCGGCCGCAAATTTTGCCGCTGCCATTTTGATAGAAAGCGGATTGAGTTTTTTAGGCTTAGGAGCGCAGCCTCCAAGTCCTACCTGGGGTACTATGATTAAGGATCATTATGCCTATCTCATCGTAGATAAGGCTTACTTGGCTATCATTCCTGGAATGGCGATTATGTTTTTGGTATTGGCCTTTATGTTTATCGGCAATGCCTTGCGGGATGTTCTTGATATTCGCAGTACTTAAAAGCTTAAATGAAGACTTAAGCTTTGAGCACTGACTCTCAAATCGGCAGGAATCGCTTTTAGAAACTCCAATTGATCTTGCCGATGCATCCAATAAAACAAGAGGTCAAAGGCCAGTAAAAAGGCACCGTTTACCGCGATAGCCTGGCCAAAACCTTGATTACGTAGCGCCTTTTCTCCTTTATTCCCCCAGTGATTGAGCGCGAAGCCACTGCCAATATAAAGTAGGTCCAGGCCGGCATTAATCAGCAGTATTTGTTGAATGCGTTCCTGGGCTTCCAGGCTTTCCATAAGATTGAGACCATAGTTTGCGGTGGAGGCCTGGTAAAAGCCATAAATAGCGATCCCTAGATTAACACTATTCCAGGCCAGATTCATTTGGTGATAGGATCGAGTTTTGGGATCAATGCTTTTAAGCTTGGTCGCGCTTAGTCCGATATTCACCAAGGCCCAAGAGCCTAAAATCATCATGCCCTTTTTATTCTTCAATTCTCGCTCCTCATTAAAATCAATGATTTGTTGAGGACTTACTTGTGCCTTTAAGACAGATGTGCTTATGGAAATTAAGAGGAGTAGGAGCCAGCTTTTCATAGCATCGATAATGAGCTGAGCTTTAAATTGTTCGCTTAGGAGAATATTTCTTCCCAATCAGGATGCTCGCTGCGGCAGAAGTCCAGAGCTTTTAAAAAGCTTTCGCGGCTAATGCGGTAGGCTCCCAAGCTGGCCAGGTAGCTATTATAGATCTGGCAGTCGATTAAGTGAATACCCCAGAAGTCGAGACGTTTACAAAGTTCAATGAAGCAGATTTTACCAGCATTACTTTGCTTGGAAAACATAGATTCACCGCTAAAGCATGCCCCGGTGCTAAGTCCGTATAAGCCGCCCACCAGCTGTTCATCCTGCCAGGCTTCCACACTAAAGGCTCTGCCTTCGCGATGTAACTGTTTAAAACTCGCAATATGCTCATCGGTTATCCAAGTCCCTTCCTGACCGGGGCGATTCACTTCTTTGCAAGCTTCAATCACCGCATCAAAGTCTTTATTAAAACTAATTTGAAAGCGTTGTTGATTGATCAGGTTGCGAGAGCTTTTACTGATATGCACTTCTTTGGGACGTAAGACCATGCGCTCTAAAGGACACCACCAAAGCAGATCGGACTCCGGTTCATTCCAAGGAAATATTCCCTGATCATAGGCCGCTTCCAGTCGCTTTGGACTTAAATCGCCTCCCACCGCCACAATACCTTCATCGGGCTCCCAAAGGTCGGGTGTAGGGAACCACATCGATTGGCTGTCTAATTGGTAGATTGGCATTTAGAAAAGCATTAATACCCCTAAAAATACCACAGCTCCTAATAGCATCAAAAGCAAAGTGTAGGGAACAATTCTGCGAGCTTTTAAACCGGTGATTCCCAATAGGGGTAGGGCCCAGAAGGGTTGTAGCATATTGGTTAACTGATCACCATAGGCCATGGCCATAATTGCTTTTCCATAAGGGATGCCCAGTGATTGAGCGGTTTCCAGCAATACTGGCCCTTGGATGGCCCATTGACCTCCTCCACTCGGAACAAAGATGTTTATAATGCCAGCGCTGAAAAATGTCCAAAGAGGAAAGCTAAAGGCCGTGCTATTGGCACTGAAATAATTGCTCATGGCTTCAATTAATCCGCCATCGCGCATTAAGCCCATAATACCGAAGTATAAGGGGAACTGCAATAAGATTCCCGCGGCTCCATGAATGGCATCATCCAGGGCATTTAAGAAGTTTTGGAGGCTGCCATGAAAGGCTAAGCCCAAGGCTAGTAAAGCGAGGTTGATGAAGTTGGGAGTGAGGAAGTTTAAACCTTCACTATTCCAAGCGCTACGTAAGCCAATAATCAGGATAAGCAGGCCAATGATCAAACCGAACCAGGGCGAATGATCCAGTTTTTCGGCACCCTGATGTTCACTAGTCTCAATGCTGCTATTTTGAGCTTGAATATTTTCCTTTTGACCGGGGGCTTTTCGAGCCACCCAATACAATAAGAGAGGGATAAGAATCAATAGGAACAAACTAGCTGTTCCGTTCATTGGGCTGAAAATGGTTTCTTCCCAAGCAATGCGATCCGGCATAGCGTTTATTTGGCTATTTACCAGACTTTGCACATGGCCAGGTTCTGCTGCTTTAATTGGGGCGCTGCCACTAATGCCTCCGTGCCAAACCATTAATCCGCTATAGCCAGCCGCACCCAAAAGTCCATAATTAAAAACCTGGCCTCGGGCACTTAAGTTTTCCGCTGCTTTGCGGGCCATCACTGCGCCAAAAACCAAGGCCAGGCCCCAATTTAAAAAGGCCAGGACTAAGGTGAAAAAACTAATAAGGGCGGTGTTTTTAGCCGGATCACGACTTAAAGAAAGTATCCAATTGACGAAGAGAGTTACCGGTTTGGCTAAGGCCAGGGTATGGCCTAAAACCAAGATCAACATCATTTGAACCATGAAAACCAGCAGGGGACCGTTCCACAGTCCCGCTTGCCAGTAATCAATAGAGTTTCCCAATCGGGAGAGCCAGGGCCCATCGGCATAAAGCCAAAACAGCCCGAAGCTGAAAATTGTAAGTAAAAGAGCTATCGCAAAGGGCGAGGGTAAAAGAAGTCGAAATACTTTCTCGAAGCGCTTTGCGAAACTCATAAGCTATTTAAAAAGGCAGATCGTCGTCGTCTTCCTCATAAGGGGTCATGCTGGGAGGAGTTCCGAAATCGGTGCTAGGCGCAGCTCCACCTTGAGGCGCAGGATTAGAAGGAGCGGGAGCAGGACTGCTCTTATCTATTCTCCATCCCTGAATAGTATTGAAATACTTTACTTCACCTTGAGGAGAGGTCCATTCACGACCTCTAAGGTTAATACCGATGGTTACCTTTTCACCTTCACGAACACTGTCGAGGAGATCGGTCTTATCTTGTACAAACTCGATAGAGATATGCTGTGGATACTGCTCTTCGGTAGTTACCACTACTTCTCTTTTCTTGAAACTGGCACTGATCTGTTGGGTGCCGCCAACGCGTTTTACGATTCCGCTTACTTCCATTCTGTATTAAACTCTGTTTAATTTATCGCAAAGCAAAGCTTTCCAAGCTTCACTCACTTCATTGGTATTTAATAATTCTTTTGCGTATTGGTGCAGAAGCTCGCGGGCTTCCATACCATTGTCTGATTCTTCAAAGATGCCGCGAATACGACTGCCTTTGGCAAATTCTTCCAATTCCGCATCATTAGGCAAGCGTTCCACATTACCTAATTTACCTAGGTCATTGCCATCCAGGAAAATGCTTTTACGGATACGATCCGGAATTTGATCTACCCCGATGCCTAAGGTGGCAAGGGGTTTCTCTACTTCAAACATCGATTCGTGGTTCGCTCGGCAATACCAATTGGCTCCCATGCGAGCTACTAAATCTAATTTGGTGCTGTCGGTTAATCCGGCTTCGTTTAAAACCGATTCATCCACATGCATGCGTAGTACTTCGCAGATAATCATATTACCGGCTCCGCCATTTTCGCCTAAGCTAATGATTTCATTCACCTTACACTCAAATTGAACCGGAGATTCCTTCACCCGTAAGGGCTTCACAATGTCGGATTCAATGGCGGTTAAGCCGGCTTTTTTGAACTCATCAACACCGGTGGCGTACTCGGTAGAAGCCAGGGACATCTGTTGAACAATGTCATAATTTACCACATTAATCACCACTTCTTTCGTTGCTTGCGCATTGTGGAGGGTGTCTTTGGTGGTGTTATCTCGAACCCTGCGTGAGGGTGAAAAAACTAAAATTGGAGGATTACTTCCAAATACATTAAAGAAGCTAAAGGGACTAAGATTGGGATTACCATCTTGATCCACAGTGCTTGCAAATGCAATGGGACGTGGCCCTACAGCGGCCAATAAATGACCATGTGCTTCCTTCGATGGGAGCTCTTTCAGATCAAATGATTTCATATTAAAAATCTAAAGGGGCAAAAGTAACTAATTAGGTTCGGCTCTTCCGGTATAAACGTTACCGAAGCGTTTATTTCCTTAGTTGAGATTTTTTAGATAGGGAAAAGCAAAATTTATATATTTGCCGCCCCAGAAATGGGCAATGCGGGCGTGGTGGAATTGGTAGACACGCTAGACTTAGGATCTAGTGCCGCGAGGTGTGGGAGTTCGAGTCTCCCCGCCCGCACCGTAAAAGAAAAGGCTTGGTTCATTTGAATCAAGCCTTTTTCTGTTTAATGCACTACTTGCAATTTCTTTTGAGTCCTTTGCTCTTTGCCCTCTAGCCGGAGAAGGTAAATTCCATCCGGTACTTTAGGGAGGCTTATATCACTTTGTCCATTAAGATCTAAGTCGCCACCAAGGATCAGTCTCCCTTGTAAATCGAGCAGATAATAGCGATTGTAATCTCCTGCTTTAACGCTGATTTGAAGCTTGCTAGTAGCTGGGTTAGGATAAACCTGAATTTCGGAATCTTCAAAACTTTGGAGTCCAACATTGCTAACCAGGATGCAGGCCGAGGTATCAACACAGCCGTTTAAACTTACCTCCACGGCGTAATATCCATTTTGCACGAAGGTGAAGACTTTGCCAGTTGCACCGCTTATTTTACTGAAATTGTTATTGCAGTTTAACCATTGGAATTGAGCATTGGTGTCCGATTCCAAAGCTTCTAATTGATTAGCTGATATGCGGTTGGCTGCCGAATTAAGATTGGTCACATTTAAGTTTAGGTCTATTATGGTATCACAACCGGAAGGGGAGTTAATAGTGTCTTGATAATGACCACTTGTATTATAGGTAATGCCATTAGGCGCGGTATAGGGACCGCAAGAATTAATGCTTAAAGCTAAATTTAGTCCAGCACCTTGAACGGGAGAAGCTACAAAATTAGAGCTACTTCCTGCCAAGGCGAAGTTTTGGAGGCTGCCATTATTACCATTGGCGGAATGATCAATGATTGCGCTAATAGCACTATTATTCGCCTGAGGATTGCCATCATTACATTTATAGTAAGCCACCAAATTGTTTGGCGATATACAATATTCACTGCTGTCTTTTAAGGCTAATTGACTTGGAGTTAAAGCGGTGTTCCAAACTCGAATTTCATCAATATCACCATCAAAGTAATTTACACCATCTACACGTCGCCCAATCACAAAGCTGCCGGAACTGGTATTTACCCCGCTGAGGCTTCCACTAGTATCTAAAACACCATCCACATACAAGCTTACCAATCCTGATTTATAGGTAGCAGCAACATGATGCCAGGTGCCATCATTTACGGCAGTATTTCCGCTTAGGCCGGAACCTCCAATTTCGAGGCGAATGGCATTATTCCAAAGCAGGCAAAATGTAAATCGAGTACCGGTGGTCATGCTGCCCCAGTTTACTAATACCTTTTGGCCGCCCTGCCCGGGAATGGAATTAGCGGTGGTGCGAATCCAAGCTTCAACAGTGCGCTCGCCAGAGCCAGTGACGCCGGAATAATTAGAACTTATATGATCGTCAGTTCCATCCAGGTTTAGGGCAGCTTGGGCCGATACTATTTGACTGATGAGGATCAGACTTAATAAAGTGTAGAGCTTTCTCATTAACCTGGATTTTAAATTATTCTTTTAATTCAATTTTGATGGGCACCACAAAGCTCATCCGAACCGCTTTTCCACGTTGTTTGGCGGGTTCAATTTGTGGTAATCCTGAAATTACTCGTAATGCTTCATTATCCAAATAAGGATCTACACTGCGCATGACCTGAACATTGGATACCTGACCGTTTTTCTCAACTACAAAACTTACAATTACCCGACCTTCTATTTTAAGGCGGCGGGCCGTTTCGCTGTATACAAAGTTTTGACTTACGTATTGCAGTAATTGAGTTTGAAAGCAAGTCTTACGCTCGTCATTAGTAGCAAAGCTTTCGCAACCTGGGAAGATGGGCACGGTTTCTACTACCGCAAAGGGAATGGGGTCTTCCAATTCTTCAAGGTCTTCAGCTTCTTCGCCTACTATTTCTACCTCACCTTCTACATACCTTACATCTTGATTCTCGGAGATTAGATATTCGTCTTCGTCTGTTTCAGTAGCGCTCATATCGAGCTCATTATCTACGACTGTGTTGTCATCAACAACATTGAGTTCACTTGGAAGCTCTTTTGGTTGTTCTATCTTAACTGTTTTAGGAGGTCTCACCGTAATGGGTATTACAATATCATCTCCATCCACTACAATTTGTTGAGGCTTTTCAATTTCAGGTTCCGAGAAATTGATGTTAAATAGTTGGATAACAATAAATAATGAGAGTGCAACACCCGCCAGTAAAAAGTGGGTGCGGTATTTTTCGAGGTCTAATTTTGGATTCTTTTTATTCTCCATCCCTTTATCAGAGTTTGGCAGCAATTTACATTTTTAAAGACTTCTTTAATGTGAGAAGCGTGGCATTAGACCTAAAAAAAGCCGGCGTTGTGCCGGCTTTAGTTTAGTCTTTTATCAAAGGATAATGTAGTTCACCAAATGATCCTTTAATGACCAAGTGATAATATCCAGGTACCAAGTCGCTTAGGTCAATCGCTTTATTTATTTCTTCAGTTGCGATATTCCGAATTACTTGACCGGTACTATTATATATAACTAAGAGATCAGGGCTTTTGGCTTCCTCTGGCCATTCAATTCTCAAATAGC
The Croceimicrobium hydrocarbonivorans genome window above contains:
- a CDS encoding energy transducer TonB, whose amino-acid sequence is MENKKNPKLDLEKYRTHFLLAGVALSLFIVIQLFNINFSEPEIEKPQQIVVDGDDIVIPITVRPPKTVKIEQPKELPSELNVVDDNTVVDNELDMSATETDEDEYLISENQDVRYVEGEVEIVGEEAEDLEELEDPIPFAVVETVPIFPGCESFATNDERKTCFQTQLLQYVSQNFVYSETARRLKIEGRVIVSFVVEKNGQVSNVQVMRSVDPYLDNEALRVISGLPQIEPAKQRGKAVRMSFVVPIKIELKE
- a CDS encoding TIGR00366 family protein; translated protein: MSFAKRFEKVFRLLLPSPFAIALLLTIFSFGLFWLYADGPWLSRLGNSIDYWQAGLWNGPLLVFMVQMMLILVLGHTLALAKPVTLFVNWILSLSRDPAKNTALISFFTLVLAFLNWGLALVFGAVMARKAAENLSARGQVFNYGLLGAAGYSGLMVWHGGISGSAPIKAAEPGHVQSLVNSQINAMPDRIAWEETIFSPMNGTASLFLLILIPLLLYWVARKAPGQKENIQAQNSSIETSEHQGAEKLDHSPWFGLIIGLLILIIGLRSAWNSEGLNFLTPNFINLALLALGLAFHGSLQNFLNALDDAIHGAAGILLQFPLYFGIMGLMRDGGLIEAMSNYFSANSTAFSFPLWTFFSAGIINIFVPSGGGQWAIQGPVLLETAQSLGIPYGKAIMAMAYGDQLTNMLQPFWALPLLGITGLKARRIVPYTLLLMLLGAVVFLGVLMLF
- a CDS encoding DUF3127 domain-containing protein — translated: MEVSGIVKRVGGTQQISASFKKREVVVTTEEQYPQHISIEFVQDKTDLLDSVREGEKVTIGINLRGREWTSPQGEVKYFNTIQGWRIDKSSPAPAPSNPAPQGGAAPSTDFGTPPSMTPYEEDDDDLPF
- a CDS encoding DUF6992 family protein; protein product: MKSWLLLLLISISTSVLKAQVSPQQIIDFNEERELKNKKGMMILGSWALVNIGLSATKLKSIDPKTRSYHQMNLAWNSVNLGIAIYGFYQASTANYGLNLMESLEAQERIQQILLINAGLDLLYIGSGFALNHWGNKGEKALRNQGFGQAIAVNGAFLLAFDLLFYWMHRQDQLEFLKAIPADLRVSAQSLSLHLSF
- a CDS encoding LamG-like jellyroll fold domain-containing protein — encoded protein: MRKLYTLLSLILISQIVSAQAALNLDGTDDHISSNYSGVTGSGERTVEAWIRTTANSIPGQGGQKVLVNWGSMTTGTRFTFCLLWNNAIRLEIGGSGLSGNTAVNDGTWHHVAATYKSGLVSLYVDGVLDTSGSLSGVNTSSGSFVIGRRVDGVNYFDGDIDEIRVWNTALTPSQLALKDSSEYCISPNNLVAYYKCNDGNPQANNSAISAIIDHSANGNNGSLQNFALAGSSSNFVASPVQGAGLNLALSINSCGPYTAPNGITYNTSGHYQDTINSPSGCDTIIDLNLNVTNLNSAANRISANQLEALESDTNAQFQWLNCNNNFSKISGATGKVFTFVQNGYYAVEVSLNGCVDTSACILVSNVGLQSFEDSEIQVYPNPATSKLQISVKAGDYNRYYLLDLQGRLILGGDLDLNGQSDISLPKVPDGIYLLRLEGKEQRTQKKLQVVH
- a CDS encoding flavin reductase family protein; the encoded protein is MKSFDLKELPSKEAHGHLLAAVGPRPIAFASTVDQDGNPNLSPFSFFNVFGSNPPILVFSPSRRVRDNTTKDTLHNAQATKEVVINVVNYDIVQQMSLASTEYATGVDEFKKAGLTAIESDIVKPLRVKESPVQFECKVNEIISLGENGGAGNMIICEVLRMHVDESVLNEAGLTDSTKLDLVARMGANWYCRANHESMFEVEKPLATLGIGVDQIPDRIRKSIFLDGNDLGKLGNVERLPNDAELEEFAKGSRIRGIFEESDNGMEARELLHQYAKELLNTNEVSEAWKALLCDKLNRV
- the aat gene encoding leucyl/phenylalanyl-tRNA--protein transferase, yielding MPIYQLDSQSMWFPTPDLWEPDEGIVAVGGDLSPKRLEAAYDQGIFPWNEPESDLLWWCPLERMVLRPKEVHISKSSRNLINQQRFQISFNKDFDAVIEACKEVNRPGQEGTWITDEHIASFKQLHREGRAFSVEAWQDEQLVGGLYGLSTGACFSGESMFSKQSNAGKICFIELCKRLDFWGIHLIDCQIYNSYLASLGAYRISRESFLKALDFCRSEHPDWEEIFS
- a CDS encoding ABC transporter permease; this encodes MRILKGIGKDPLGAAGLLIISISAIMALFAYTFIEDNSPNANEMHLALANQAPGFEAEMLALPRESKEQSWWDVLQNGKDPQFQRIPLQWHKQKWDSLYYREFGQAADSDPQVLALSNYYSLEAIRNKEYLQTKYFLFGSDRFGRDLFSRLVLGARVSFSVGFLAVLISLIIGIPIGSLAAYYGGWVDKLILWLINVVWSIPGLLLVIAITLALGKGLWQVYVAIGFTMWVEVARVIRGQILSIKEKEYIQAARVLAFSDMRIIFRHILPNAFAPLIVISAANFAAAILIESGLSFLGLGAQPPSPTWGTMIKDHYAYLIVDKAYLAIIPGMAIMFLVLAFMFIGNALRDVLDIRST